A window of Rhizobium sp. CC-YZS058 genomic DNA:
CGTGACCGTCGATCCCGGCCAGTCCGTCAAGCGGGACACGCTGGTCTTCGCCGGTGCCAAGCAGGTACCGCTCGTCGATGGCTACGAGGCAAGCTACAACATTCCCCAATTCGACCTGCTGATCGATTGGGGCTGGTTCTACTTCATCACCAAGCCGATGTTTAAGCTGATGGATTTCTTCTTCCGCTTCTTCGGCAACTTCGGCGTGGCGATCCTGCTCACCACCATCGTCGTCAAGGCGCTCTTCTTCCCGCTGGCCAGCAAGCAATATGCCTCCATGGCCAATATGAAGAAGGTTCAGCCGAAGATGGAGGAGCTGAAGAAGAAGTTTGGCGACGACCGGATGGGCCTGCAGCAGGCGATGATGCAGCTCTACAAGGACGAGAAGATCAATCCGGTGGCCGGCTGCTGGCCGATCCTCCTGCAAATCCCGGTGTTCTTCGCGCTCTACAAGGTGATCTATGTCACCATCGAAATGCGCCACGCGCCCTTCTTCGGCTGGATCCAGGACCTCTCCGCCCCCGATCCGACCTCGCTCTTCAACCTGTTCGGCCTGCTGCCCTTCGCTGTGCCGCACGCGCTGATGATCGGCGTCTGGCCGCTGGTCATGGGTGTCACCATGTTCCTGCAGATGCGCATGAACCCGACGCCGCCGGACCCGACCCAGGCGATGCTGTTCACCTGGATGCCGGTCGTCTTCACCTTCATGCTGGCAAGCTTCCCCGCGGGTCTGGTGATCTACTGGGCGTGGAACAACACGCTGTCGATCATCCAGCAGGCCTTCATCATGAAGCGCCACGGCGCCAAGATCGAGCTCTTCGACAATTTGAAGGGCCTGTTCTCGCGAAAGCCGAAACCGGCGGAATAGACCGCTTTCGTCCCGTCGCATGTGGGACTAAGAACGATACGCGATCGCGCCCCGGGCCATGCGCCCGGGGTTTTCGTTTCAGGACCGGCTCGAGGATGACGCCATGACCGACCCCGTTTCCCCCGTCGAAAAGCCGCTCTTCGGCCACCCCTGGATCTTTATCCGCGGCGTGCCGTCGATGAAGTTCCTCCCGCCGGAAGGCCCCTTCGAGGTGGCCTTTGCCGGGCGCTCCAATGTCGGGAAATCGTCGCTGATCAATGCGCTGGTCGGACAAAAGGGCCTGGCACGCACATCCAACACGCCCGGCCGCACGCAGGAACTCAATTATTTCGTGCCCGATGGCTATTCCGGGGAAGGCACGGACCTGCCGCCGATGGCCCTGGTCGACATGCCGGGCTACGGCTATGCCCAGGCACCGAAGGCGCAGGTGGATGCCTGGACGAAGCTCGTCTTTGAGTATCTGCGCGGCCGCGCCACGCTGAAGCGCGTCTATGTGCTGATCGACAGCCGCCATGGGCTGAAGAGCAATGACGACGAGGTGCTCTCTCTCCTCGACAAGGCGGCCGTTTCCTACCAGATCGTGCTGACGAAGACCGACAAGATCAAGGCCGGCGCCGTGCCGCATCTCGTCGCCGACACGCTGGAGAAGATCCGCAAGCGCCCGGCCGCCTTCCCCGAGGTGATCGCCACCTCCTCGGAAAAGGGCGCCGGGCTCGAAGAGCTTCGCACCGCCATCCTGACCACGATCGGGCACTGAGCCTGGGCCAGGGGATCAGGCCGGCGTTTCGCCGGGCCTGAAGGTCAGGATCTCGCCATTGATGCAGTGGCGCATGCCGGTCGGCTGCGGCCCGTCATTGAAGATGTGGCCGAGATGGCCACCGCAACGGCTGCAATGGCACTCGGTGCGCACCATCCCGAAACTGCCGTCCTCGCGCGTGCCGATTGCCTTCGGCCGGGCATCCCAGAAGCTCGGCCAGCCGGTTCCGCTGTCGAACTTCTTGGACGAATCGTAGAGGGCCTGGTCGCAACCGACGCAGTGGAAGGTGCCGGCTCGCTTCTCATGATTGAGCGCGCTGGTGAACGGCCGCTCCGTGTCCTCGTGGCGCAGGATCTGGTACTGCGCGTCGCTCAACTGCGCCTTCCATTCGGCATCGCTCTTCGTCACCGGAAAACTTTCGGCAGCGGCGGGCGTCACGGGCGGAAACAGGGAGGGGAACGCGGCGGCGGCAAGGCCGGCCGACCCGGCAAGCAGAAACAGGCGACGGCTGATCATGGCAAAATCCTTCAAGGAAAGCGGCCGCAGCCGCCAAGCCCTAATCTAAGCCGCGTGGGACATGCTCAAAAGAAGCGGCTCATCACACTCGCGTGAGCGCATAGCGGATCTCAGTTCGCCGTTCCTGCCAGAACCGGGCCAGGACCGCCGATGCCATCGCGAACCGTGCCGGCCGGCTCGAGGCTCAGCGTCAAGGCTGCATCGCCGCCAAGGCGCCCACGAAGCGCGGGGGGAACGGTCAGCGAGGCGCTTGCCCGATCCAGCGTGCCGAGCGACACCGGCTCGCCGCCCTTCTGCGCCAGCCAGAGCTCCATGACGGCACCAGGTTTGGCCGAAGAGGCCGATGGCACCAGCGTCAGGGCGCCCGAGGAGGGGTCGTAGTCCGCCCTCAAGGCAAGGTCGCTGCCGGCAACCGACAGGCTCTTGCTGACCGGCGTCCCGCCGACGGAGAAGAGGCCGGACTGCGACAGGCCCATGGCCACGAGGCAGAAGCTTGCGACACCCGCAAGACCGCGCCAGAAGGCGACGGACTGCCAGAGCGAGCCGGCGCCCGGCAACGGCTTCCAGAGTGCGACATGCTCGCCGGCATCAGCGCGGGGACGCGGGCGGGCTGCCGGCGCCTCCGGCCGGCGGCTTTTGCCGCGGGTCGGCTGGGCACGCTGGTCGACCGTCATCATGTTGCTCTGCCAGTGATTGACCATGGCCGCGAAATTGCGGTCGAGCCGCATGCGCGCTTCGACCTTGCTTCGTTCCTCGGGCGAGAGCACGCCGAGCACATATTCGCCGGCAATGACCTGGTCGAGGCGGGAGTCCCCGCGTTTGGCATTGTCTGTCGTCATGATTGAAAACGCTCGCTGAGGGCGGCCGCTGGCCGGATAGATCCAGGATCATACGCATGGTTAACGCGCTTTTCCATCGTCATTTGCAACGGGTGCCGCCTTTCGCGCGCTTCTGCCGCAGCCTTGTCATCCATGCGTTATCTTTCAAGGGGATCATTCCCAGGCTGAAAAACTTGCGCTAGATACGAGCCGCATCGATCCCCCAAGGTAATCGTCCCATGTCGTCTGAGACTGCCACGCCCACTGCTTCCGAGAGCGAAATCCAGGCCCGCCTGCTGGCGCAGGCCCTGCCCTACATGCAGCGCTACGAGAACCGGACGATCGTGGTGAAATATGGCGGCCATGCCATGGGCGATTCCGAACTCGGCAAGGCGTTCGCCAGCGACATCGCGCTCCTGAAGCAGTCGGGCGTCAACCCAATCGTCGTCCATGGTGGCGGTCCGCAGATCGGCGCGATGCTGACCAAGATGGGAATCGAATCGAAGTTCGAAGGCGGGCTGCGTGTCACCGATGCCAAGACGGTCGAGATCGTCGAAATGGTGCTGGCCGGCTCGATCAACAAGGAGATCGTCGCGCTCATCAACCAGACGGGGGAATGGGCAATCGGGCTGTGCGGCAAGGACGGCAACATGGTCTTCGCCGAAAAGGCCAAGAAGACCATCATCGATCCCGACAGCAGTATCGAACGCGTGCTCGATCTCGGCTTCGTCGGCGAAGTGGTGGAGGTCGACCGTACCCTGCTCGATCTCCTCGCCCGCTCCGAGATGATCCCGGTCATCGCACCGGTTGCGCCGGGGCGCGACGGGGCGACCTACAACATCAACGCCGACACCTTTGCGGGTGCCATCGCCGGGGCGCTCAACGCCACACGCCTGCTGTTCCTGACCGACGTTCCGGGCGTGCTCGACAAGAACAAGCAGCTTATCAAGGAGCTCTCAGTTGCCGAGGCCCAGGCGCTGATCGCCGACGGCACGATCTCGGGTGGGATGATTCCGAAGGTCGAGACCTGCATCGATGCCATCAAGGCCGGCGTGCAGGGCGTGGTGATCCTGAACGGCAAGACCGCCCATTCCGTGCTGCTCGAAATCTTCACAGAACATGGTGCCGGCACGCTGATCGTGCCCTGAGCCGGCATCCTTTAGCATCTGCCGAAACAGCCTCTTCCCATTCGAAGCAAGCTGGGCCATGATAGGCTCATGACCCTGCTCCTTGACCACGTCATCGACCGCCTGCGCGCCCTGCCTGCCGAAACGCAGGATGAGATTGCGGCGAAGATCCTCGATGTGATGGATTCCTCCGAAGACCTCTACATCTTGTCGCCCGAAGAGGAACGGGACGTTCTTGCCGGGTTCGCTGAAAGCGAGGCAGGCGAGTTCGCGACGGAGCAAGAGGTTCGCGAGGCTCTGGACTCCTATAAGCGATGAAGGTGCGCTTTACGCGCCGGGCGAGACTTAGTGTCCGCCAGATCATCTCCTCCATTGCTGAAAGCTCGCCGTCCGGCGCTGAGGCTGTTTCGAAGCGGATCGAGCGTGCAGCGTATCTGCTCGAAGACTTTCATCGCGTCGGGGTTGGTACGAATCTTCCTCAAATCAGGAAGATGACCCTGAACCCCTACCCCTACCTCTTGTTCTATACCGTCGGGAAGAGCGGGGTTTCGATCCTCGAGGTTCGGCATGCTGCCAGAAGGCCTTTGACCTGGAAGGAAGAGAGGCATTAGGGAAAAGATTCCCGCTTGCATCCCTCTTCCCCCATGGCATAACGCGGCATGGCTTCCATTGACCGACTGCCGAGCGCACAGGACTTCGCCCATGTCACCGACTGGGTGTTCGATCTCGACAACACGCTTTACCCCCATCATGTCGATCTCTTTTCCCAGATCGACAAGAACATGACCGCCTTCGTGGCGGCGCTCCTGCAGATGGAGCCGGTGGAGGCGAAGGCGCTGCAGAAGCAGTACTACCGCGACCACGGCACCACGCTGCGGGGCCTGATGGAACATCATGGCATCGATCCGAGCGACTTCCTGCAGAAGGCGCATGCGATCGACTACACCGTTATTCCGGCCGATCCGGCGCTTGGCGATGCGATCAAGGCGCTGCCGGGGCGCAAGTTCATCTTTACCAATGGCACGGTCGCCCATGCCGAAATGGCCGCGCGTGCGCTCGGCATTCTCAATCATTTCGACGACATCTTCGACATCGTTGCGGCCGACTATGTCCCCAAGCCGGCCGGCGCCACCTATGACAAGTTCATGGCGCTGAACCGGGTGGATACGGCGCATGCCGCAATGTTCGAGGACCTGCCGCGCAATCTGGTCGTGCCGAAGGCGCTCGGCATGAAGACCGTGCTGCTGGTCCCACGCAATTTCGAATATGAGTTCGCTGAAGCCTGGGAGAAGGCGGGCGACGAGCAGGACCATGTCGACTTCGTGACCGAAGACCTGACCGCCTTCCTGCGCCGCCTTCTCTGAGAGCGTTCGATTACCAAAGTTTAACTGGCCTTCGCCGCCCCTCCCCCTATCCTCGTGCCTGGGACATCACCCGGCCATGCTGCTCGCAACGGGCAGCCTGGCCAAGCACTGACGCATGCGACAGGCGCCCGCAGTGGCGCGGCATGCGAGGAAAGGACCGACATGCAGACGAAACGACTTCTTCTTGGCTTTGCCGCCATGAGCCTTGCCATCACCGGCACGGTTCTGCCGAGCTTTGCCAAAAAGCCGCAGGACATGCGTGGCGAACGGATGATCCGCTGGATGGATACGGATAAGGACGGGAAGGTCTCGCTGAGAGAAGCAGAGAACCATGCCACCATGGCCTTTGCCGCGTTCGATACCAACAAGGACGGCCAGGTCTCCAGGGAGGAGATCGAGGCACGGCGCAAGGCCTTCCGGGAAGCCCGCCAGGCGCTCCGGGATGCTCGTAAGGCTGGCACCGACGTGACCGCTGCGCGCGCCGAACTGATGAAATCCCGCCCGGCCATGCTGCCTGGCGCCGGCAGCCGCGGCTTTGCCCGCGCCGACACCGACAAGAACGGATCGCTGTCGCTGGCTGAAGTGACGGCACAGGTCAGCGAACGCTTCAAGCGACGGGACCGCAACGGCGACGGTTTCCTGGAAGCCAGCGACCTCTACAGACGCAGCTGATCGTTCTGCTGCGTCCCATCCGGAGCCCGGCCGTGCCTCGCGGCCGGGCTTTCCTGTGCGCGAGACCGACCTGGTCGTGCCGGGGCTCGTTTCGGGCGAAGGCAGCATTGACCAGATCCATCCGTCGAGCATCGACGGTCAGACATGCCTTATAGTTCAAATGATGGTGCAATGGTGGTTCTCCCCCACTTTGGTTCTTGCTGCCTGCCATCTTCCGGGTGAAGATCGGGACCTATCTGACACCGAGAGGTCTGCTTGAGCACCCGCTTCCCGCTGTCGTGATCGTCTCAGTCAGCGCAGAAACAAGGAGGAGCGGCATGAGCGGTGCAGGCACGACGATTTCCGTGGTCACGGCCACAGGCGATCAAGACATTGATGGATTGCTGTCCGGTCACAAATGGGCGGATGCGACGATCTTTTATTCGTTCTCGCTGACATCCTCCGCCTACAATTACACCTCCAGCGGAAGCACCGACCTGCCAGCGCACTTCCGTGCCTTCACGGACCAGCAGAAAATCGCAGCAGCCTTCGCTCTGGACGGAAGCCAGAACACGGCGGCGGTCGGCTTCTCTTTCGAAGGTTTCACCGCCGCGAATGTTCAGGGCCAGGGCGACGTCGATTCAACGAGCGGAACGCATATCCGCTTTGCCGGCACGACCAGCAACAGCGTGCCGACCGCGCAGGTGGCGGATTTTCCGGGCAACGTCATCACGACGGATCAAAGCGACAATGGCGATATCTGGGCCGGCGCGGCCTATGATGGAACCATCTATGACCTGCGGACGCCGCAAGCGGGCAACTACGCCTGGTATGTGCAGCTCCACGAGGTCGGGCATGCGCTCGGTTTGAAGCATCCGCATGAGACAGGATGGAGCTTCGGCGGCGTGCCGCAGGACATGGACATGATGGAGTTTACCCTCATGTCCTACCGCTCCTATGAAAACGCCGATGTGAACGGTGGACTGACCAACTCCGACTGGAGCTTCGGTCAAACCTACATGATGCTCGACATCGCCGCGCTCCAGGCCATGTACGGCGCCGACTATACGACCAATGCCGGCGCCACCGTCTATCAATGGACGCCCGGATCGGGCGATACGCTGGTCAACGGAACGGTGGCCATCGATGCCGGCGGCAACCAGATCTTCATGACGGTCTGGGACGGCGGCGGCACCGACACCTATGATTTCAGCGCCTATTCCTCCGCCCTCAGCATCGACCTGCGACCGGGCAAATGGTCGACACTCGACGCAGCGCAGCTTGCCGATCTCGGCGATGGCCATACGGCGCGGGGCAGCGTCTACAACGCCCTGCAATATCAGGGAAACACCGCATCCCTGATCGAGAACGCCATCGGCGGCACCGGGAACGACACGATTGTCGGCAACAGCCTTGGCAATGTACTGAACGGCCGATCCGGGGGCGATGCCCTCAATGGCGGCCAAGGGCTGGACACCGCGTCCTACGCGAGTGCGACGTCGGCCGTTTCGGCCAGCCTGGCAAAGCCGAGTGCCAACACCGGCGATGCGGCAGGCGACAGCTATATCTCCATCGAGAACCTGCTCGGCTCGGCCTTTGCCGAC
This region includes:
- the yihA gene encoding ribosome biogenesis GTP-binding protein YihA/YsxC, with the protein product MTDPVSPVEKPLFGHPWIFIRGVPSMKFLPPEGPFEVAFAGRSNVGKSSLINALVGQKGLARTSNTPGRTQELNYFVPDGYSGEGTDLPPMALVDMPGYGYAQAPKAQVDAWTKLVFEYLRGRATLKRVYVLIDSRHGLKSNDDEVLSLLDKAAVSYQIVLTKTDKIKAGAVPHLVADTLEKIRKRPAAFPEVIATSSEKGAGLEELRTAILTTIGH
- the msrB gene encoding peptide-methionine (R)-S-oxide reductase MsrB; amino-acid sequence: MISRRLFLLAGSAGLAAAAFPSLFPPVTPAAAESFPVTKSDAEWKAQLSDAQYQILRHEDTERPFTSALNHEKRAGTFHCVGCDQALYDSSKKFDSGTGWPSFWDARPKAIGTREDGSFGMVRTECHCSRCGGHLGHIFNDGPQPTGMRHCINGEILTFRPGETPA
- a CDS encoding anti-sigma factor domain-containing protein — its product is MTTDNAKRGDSRLDQVIAGEYVLGVLSPEERSKVEARMRLDRNFAAMVNHWQSNMMTVDQRAQPTRGKSRRPEAPAARPRPRADAGEHVALWKPLPGAGSLWQSVAFWRGLAGVASFCLVAMGLSQSGLFSVGGTPVSKSLSVAGSDLALRADYDPSSGALTLVPSASSAKPGAVMELWLAQKGGEPVSLGTLDRASASLTVPPALRGRLGGDAALTLSLEPAGTVRDGIGGPGPVLAGTAN
- the argB gene encoding acetylglutamate kinase; this encodes MSSETATPTASESEIQARLLAQALPYMQRYENRTIVVKYGGHAMGDSELGKAFASDIALLKQSGVNPIVVHGGGPQIGAMLTKMGIESKFEGGLRVTDAKTVEIVEMVLAGSINKEIVALINQTGEWAIGLCGKDGNMVFAEKAKKTIIDPDSSIERVLDLGFVGEVVEVDRTLLDLLARSEMIPVIAPVAPGRDGATYNINADTFAGAIAGALNATRLLFLTDVPGVLDKNKQLIKELSVAEAQALIADGTISGGMIPKVETCIDAIKAGVQGVVILNGKTAHSVLLEIFTEHGAGTLIVP
- a CDS encoding type II toxin-antitoxin system RelE/ParE family toxin, with the protein product MKVRFTRRARLSVRQIISSIAESSPSGAEAVSKRIERAAYLLEDFHRVGVGTNLPQIRKMTLNPYPYLLFYTVGKSGVSILEVRHAARRPLTWKEERH
- a CDS encoding pyrimidine 5'-nucleotidase; translated protein: MASIDRLPSAQDFAHVTDWVFDLDNTLYPHHVDLFSQIDKNMTAFVAALLQMEPVEAKALQKQYYRDHGTTLRGLMEHHGIDPSDFLQKAHAIDYTVIPADPALGDAIKALPGRKFIFTNGTVAHAEMAARALGILNHFDDIFDIVAADYVPKPAGATYDKFMALNRVDTAHAAMFEDLPRNLVVPKALGMKTVLLVPRNFEYEFAEAWEKAGDEQDHVDFVTEDLTAFLRRLL
- a CDS encoding EF-hand domain-containing protein, whose product is MQTKRLLLGFAAMSLAITGTVLPSFAKKPQDMRGERMIRWMDTDKDGKVSLREAENHATMAFAAFDTNKDGQVSREEIEARRKAFREARQALRDARKAGTDVTAARAELMKSRPAMLPGAGSRGFARADTDKNGSLSLAEVTAQVSERFKRRDRNGDGFLEASDLYRRS
- a CDS encoding M10 family metallopeptidase translates to MSGAGTTISVVTATGDQDIDGLLSGHKWADATIFYSFSLTSSAYNYTSSGSTDLPAHFRAFTDQQKIAAAFALDGSQNTAAVGFSFEGFTAANVQGQGDVDSTSGTHIRFAGTTSNSVPTAQVADFPGNVITTDQSDNGDIWAGAAYDGTIYDLRTPQAGNYAWYVQLHEVGHALGLKHPHETGWSFGGVPQDMDMMEFTLMSYRSYENADVNGGLTNSDWSFGQTYMMLDIAALQAMYGADYTTNAGATVYQWTPGSGDTLVNGTVAIDAGGNQIFMTVWDGGGTDTYDFSAYSSALSIDLRPGKWSTLDAAQLADLGDGHTARGSVYNALQYQGNTASLIENAIGGTGNDTIVGNSLGNVLNGRSGGDALNGGQGLDTASYASATSAVSASLAKPSANTGDAAGDSYISIENLLGSAFADTLTGNALANTLTGGGGSDTLSGGGGSDGLIGGGGLDTASYAGAAAGLSVSLAKPSGNTGEAAGDSYSSIENLLGSAFNDRLAGNDGGNQIGGGAGDDVLFGGRGDDRLCGSTGKDTLDGGLGIDTLTGGSGADIFLFDDGETGLKQSTADTIFDFSVRQKDRIDISDIDANTRSKGNQSFDFIGSDKFTKQAGELRFVQSTSDTYISGDVNGDGKTDFMIHLTTTLALKSGYFLL